In the Longimicrobiaceae bacterium genome, GTCTACGGGGACGGTGAGGCCGGCGAGGCGGTACAGCGGCTCACGGTCGGCCAGCATCTGCGAGATCATGGGCAGCGGGTCCGGATGGTCCTTGAACGGCCGGTCGATGGTGTCGGCCTTCAGGCGGCGCAGCGTCTCTTCGGCCGACACGCGCAGCCAGACGGAGAGCGTGCCGGCACCCAGCGAGTCCAGCAGCTCCGGACGGGTGATCCAGCCGCCGCCCGGTGCGAGAACGTTGAACGACGCGTCGGCGGCCTCGCGGGTGAGGGCGGCTTCCAGGCCGCGGAAGTGATCCTGGCCCTGCGCGTCGATGATCTCCTTGACGGTGCGCCCCTCCCGGTGTTCTATCTCCACGTCGAAATCCAGATAGCCCCACTCCAGCCTCCGCGCGAGCGCCGCGCCCACGGTGCTCTTGCCGGCGGTCATGTACCCCAGCAGCACCACGCGCCGGACCACGAACGGCGGGAGCGCGACGCGGTCGTTCTCGTTGCTGGCGGGCACGGGCTGCTCCTGTGAGCGGGAGATGCGAGACGTCCGAGCGTGGGATGCGCGGCGCCGCGCCGCGAGAAAGCAGGATGCGGGCCCACCTGCCGTGCCGGCGCGGATCTCGGAAGATGCGCATCTACCGATGCCGGCCTTGCCCGCTGAGTGTTGGAGGATTTCGTGCTCGCCGGAGTATCGCCGGGGGTATGAAAGCCCCCGGCTCGGAACGGCGGCCGTCCTGCGGACGAGTGTCCGCGTGGGGGCGGCATCTTCAGCAGTCGCAGGTAGTTGCGTTCGATGTTCGCATCTCCTTCCAGCGAAGTTTGCGATGACGAGAGAGAAGGTGACAGCGCTGAGTGTGGGGGCGACGGTGCTCTCGGTGCTGGTCGCGCTTTCGCAGGCGTTCGCCCTGGTCGGGCACACGGCGCGAGCGGTGGACGTGGTCGGCCTGTTCGCCGGCGGCGTGGGCGTTGGCGCGGGCGTGGCGGCCACCGTCGTCTCGCTGCGGATGCTCAAGCGGCACCGGATGGACGGCTCGAGCCGCATCTCCGCGGGGGCGGGGGACCGGGCTGTGCCGGCATCCGATGGTGCGCATCTAC is a window encoding:
- a CDS encoding shikimate kinase is translated as MPASNENDRVALPPFVVRRVVLLGYMTAGKSTVGAALARRLEWGYLDFDVEIEHREGRTVKEIIDAQGQDHFRGLEAALTREAADASFNVLAPGGGWITRPELLDSLGAGTLSVWLRVSAEETLRRLKADTIDRPFKDHPDPLPMISQMLADREPLYRLAGLTVPVD